In the Marinobacter sp. Arc7-DN-1 genome, AGCGGGGAAGCGGAGACGGCTACGATTTCTGGCATATTGACGACGTGGTGTTGAGAGCGCTCTCTTTTACCTGTGAGCCTGACCAGTTCAACCGCTCAGGTCTTGGTCCCGACTGGGTGACTACCCGATCAAGCGGCAACTTCACACCTCAAATTGTCAGTGGCCGCTTGCGTCTGACCGAGGCCGTGGGCAATCAGGCGACTGCCGCAACCTACCAGAGACTGTTTCCCGGAGCGGACAACCTGATTCAGATCGAGTTCGACTATTATGCGTACGGAGGAACGGGCGCTGATGGCCTTGCCGTGGTTTTTTCCGATGCCTCGGTCACTCCCCAGGCCGGGGGTTACGGCGGATCACTCGGCTACGCCCAGGAGCCTGATGGCAGTGGAGGGTTCTCTGGCGGCTGGCTGGGAATTGGTCTGGATGAGTACGGAAACTTCTCCAACAATAATGAAGGCCGGGTAGGGGGCAACACTGGCCGCACCCTCGATTCTGTCGCTGTGCGTGGTTCGGCACCGGACTATGCCTACATCGCGGATTCGGGCGGGTTGTCTCCCGGGATCGATTCGAACAATGATAATAACCCCTACCGATACAGAATAACGATTGACTCGAGGGGCGGAAAGACCCCTGAACTTACCGTTGAGAGAAACGGGCGAGGTACCGGAAACACCTTCCAGACCCTGATTCAGGAAACCCTGAGTGGTCAGCCGGAGATTCCGGAAAACCTGTTTCTCTCGCTGACCGGGTCCACCGGCGGTTCCACCAATATTCACGAACTCGATAACCTGCAGGTCTGTGCCGATAAAATCGGAGCGGTGCAGGCGCTTGTCGATCATTTCGAACTGGAGCACAGCGGCAGCGGACTGACCTGTCAACCGGCGGAGGTTACCATCCGCGCCTGCGCCAATGGCGATTGCAGCCAGCTGTTTCCCGGTCCCGTTGAGGTGACCATGGCCCCGTCAGCCTGGGTCGGCGGCGATACCTTTACCCTCAATGGTGCAGCCACCCGCGCCCTGCGGGTTACCAGCCCGGCAACCGTGACGCTTGGGGTGCCCGGCTCCGATCCAGGCACCATCGCCTTCTCCCAGACATTGTGTGACAACGGAACCGGCGGTCTGGCACCGGACAAATGTGACCTGACGTTCTTCGACACGGGCTTCGATATTTCGGTACCCGACCATGTTTCCGACACCGTGGTTTCCGCCAGTATTGCAGCGGTTCGCAAAGATAATGTTTCCGAGCAGTGCGTGCCCGCCTTTTCGAACGAAACCAAAGCGGTTGCCCTCTGGTTCAGTTACGTCAATCCGGCCTCGGGTACCCTGGATCTGTTTGTCGAAGGAAATCCGGTCCCGGGGTCACCGGGCGCGACCTCCTCTCTGGGGTTTGATGCAAATGGCGTGGCGACAGCGGACATCCGTTACCCCGACGTGGGGCGCCTGCGTCTGAATGCCCGTTACCAGGGCTCCGGCGACGATGCCGGTCTGGTCATGTCCGGAGATGGAACATTCGTTGTACGGCCGGACCACTTCGAGTTGCACGTACCGGGCAACCCGGCGGCGACCTCGGTTCAGGATGGCAATACCTTTGTTGCCGCCGGTACCGATTTTGAGATCTGGGTATCGTCAGTCAATGCCAGTGGCAATGTCACGCCGAATTTTGGCAGAGAAACACCGGCGGAGGCGGTTGAGCTCGATGCCTCGCTGGTCGCGCCGGCGGGAGGGGATTCTCCGGCACTATCCGGGGCCCTGGGTTCGTTCGGCGAGGATTGCTCTGGCGCCTCTGCTCCCGGTGGAACCGCCTGCGGCCGGTTCCAGTGGCCCGAAGTCGGCATCATCCGCATCACGCCGTCCCTTACCAGCGGCAATTACCTTGGCACGGCCGATGTCGTCGGCGATCCTCTCAGCTACGTTGGTCGCTTTATTCCGGACCGCTTCAGGGTGACCGTATCAGAGCGGGGGGAAGTGAAGCCTTTCTGTGAGTCCTCCACGGCCTTTGCCTACACCGGCCAGAGCCTGAGCTGGCGGTCTGGCCTGGAACCGCTGCTTACGCTAGAGCCGTTAAACGCCAACGGTGAGGTAACACAGAATTACACCCTGGGTGATTTCCAGCGTCTGTCAGTCGGTGGCCTGTCCCGTCTACCGGGTAGTTCTGATCGTTCCGCACTGGATACCGATGGCAACCCGTTGTCTGTTTCCGCCAGTCTGAGCACGCCTGCGTTGACGATTGTCGCCCCGGGGCAGTTGCAGTACCTGTTTTCCTCGTCCGATCAGTTGGTGTATGAAAAAAACGTCCAAAGCCGGATACCGCCGTTTTCGCCGGACTACCGAATCGAATTGTCGCAACTGGTTGATGCCGATGGCGTCAGCTCGCCACAGCTGCCGGTTGCCATTGATCCGGTTTTCCCACTCGAAATGCGATATGGCCGGTTGCAGCTGGAGAATGCCTACGGGCCGGAGACATCGGGTCTGGAAATACCCTTCGGGGCCTACTACTTCACGGTGGCCGGCTTCATTCCGAACATCGCGGACAGCTGCTGGACCTATGCCACCGGGACAGACGTTGCGCTGGACCAGACGGCGCTAACCGGAGGCAGCACCTCCGTAGTGGGCGTGTCGGATTCGTTGACGGCAGGGGCGCCCCCGGCGGGAAGTGGGCTGGTGCTGTCGGCACCGGGCGAGGGAAACAGAGGCAACGTCCCGGTCACATTCTCGGTGCCGCTCTGGCTGACCGGCGATTTCGACGGTGACGGCACACTGGAAGCGCCATCCGCTCTCGCCACCTTCGGCGTCTACCGGGGCCACGACCGGGTCATCTATTGGCGGGAGGTTCGCTGAATCAAAAGGTAAAAATGGGGTCAGATGAAAGTTCATCTGACCCCATTTTCAGGACCCCAATCGTCAATCGTCCTCATGCTCCGGGTGATCCATCCCCAGTTCATTGATCTTCCGGGTCAGCGTATTCCGGCCCCAACCCAGCAGGATTGACGCATCCCGGCGCCGGCCGCCGGTGTGCTTCAGCGCGGTTTCGATCATGATTCTCTCGAACTCCGGAACAGCGCTGTCGAGAATGCCTTTCTTGCCCCGTTTAAGCTCCTGTTCCGCCCAGTTTTTCAGGCCCTCCTGCCAGGTAGCCCCGGTGGCGGGTGCCTCTGCCTGGTGCAGCAGTTCCGGGGGCAGGTCATCAATGTGGATTTCCCGGCCGCTGGCCATGACAGTCAGCCACCGACAGGTGTTCTCCAACTGGCGGACGTTACCGGGCCAGGGCAGGGTGGTGAGGTATTCCTCCGCTTCGGGGCGCAGGATTTTCGGCTCCACGGCCAGTTCCTTGGCGGCCCTTTTCAGGAAGTGCTGCATCAACCGGGGGATGTCTTCCCGCCGTTCCGCGAGTTTTGGCAGATGCACGCGGATAACGTTGAGGCGGTGGAAAAGGTCTTCCCGGAAGCTGCCGGCCTGAACCAGCTTTTCCAGGTCCTGATGCGTGGCGGCGATGATCCGGACATCCACCTTGATCGGGGTGGTGCCGCCAACCCGATAGAACTCGCCATCGGCCAGTACCCGCAGCAGGCGGGTCTGGGTATCGGCGGGCATGTCCCCGATTTCATCCAGGAACAGGGTGCCGCCATTGGCTTGTTCAAAGCGGCCCTGGCGGGCGGCACCGGCGCCGGTAAAAGCACCTTTCTCGTGGCCGAACAGTTCGGATTCAATCAGGTCCTTCGGGATGGCGGCCATGTTCAGGGCAATGAACGGGTGTTTGGCTCGGGGGCTGTGGTTGTGCAGCGCCTGGGCCACCAGTTCCTTGCCGGTGCCGCTTTCGCCATTGATCAGTACGGTGATGTTGGAATGGGACAGCCGGCCAACGGCCCGGAAAACTTCCTGCATCGCTGGCGCTTCACCGATGATTTCGGCGGCGCGCTGGGCGCTTTCCGCCGGCGGTTCGGCGCTGGCACGTTTTTCGTGGCTGTGGGCAACAGCACGTTTGACCAGTGCCACGGCATCGTCCACATCGAACGGCTTGGGAAGATATTCAAAGGCCCCGGTCTGGTAACTGGTGACGGCGCTTTCCAGGTCAGAGTGGGCGGTCATGATGATCACGGGCACGTCCGGATGGACATCCACGATCTGGGAAAGCAGGGTGATGCCGTCAACGCCGGGCATCCGGATATCGCTGACGATGGCATCCGGCTGCTCGTGTTCCAGCCGCATCATGATGCTTTCGCCACTGTCGAAAACGCGGGGCTGCATACCGGCCTGGTTAAGGGCGCGCTCCAGCACCCAGCGAATACTGCGGTCGTCGTCGATGATCCAGACGTTTGCCGGTTGGCTCATGGGGTGTCCTCCAGGGGCAGGAAGATGATGAAGTCGGTTCGTCCTGGTTCGCTCTCGCATTCAACCAGTCCATGGTGTTGCCCGATGATGCTCTGGGTAATGGAAAGGCCCAGGCCTGTGCCGCTGGCACGACCGCTGATCATCGGATAGAAAATGTTCTGCAGCAGCTCCGGCGGAATGCCCGGGCCGTTATCTATAACGTCTATCCGGCACACCAGGCGATGGCGCCGATGGCCAATCGTAAACTGCCGCAGAGTGCGGGTCCGGAAGGTAATGGTTGGCGGCTCTTCGCGGCTTTGGCCGCCCTGGTTTTCAAAGGCGGCCTCCATGGCATTGCGGGCAATGTTCAGGAACGCCTGAATCAGCTGCTCCTTGTCGCCCCGGAACTCGGGAATGCTGGGGTCGTAGTCCCGGCTGAAATGGAGGCGGCCTTTGCTCTCGGCTTCCAGGAGGGTGCCTACCCGTTCCAGCACCTCATGGATGTTCGTCGGTGCCAGTTTGAGTGCCTTGTTCGGGCCTAGCATCCGGTCTACGAGGCTTCTCAGGCGGTCAGCCTCATCAATGATTACCCGGGTGTACTCGCGCTGATCCTCGCTGTTGAGCTCACGGTCCAGAAGCTGGGCGGCGCCACGGATTCCCCCAAGCGGATTCTTGATCTCGTGGGCCATACCCCGGACCAGAATGCGGGTGGTTTCCTGCTGGGAGATGATGTCCTCTTCACGGCTGATCCTCAGTAGCCGGTCCCTTGGCTGGATTTCGATCAGTAATTCGGTCGGATCCAGACTGATTGGGGTGACTGAGTAATCCACGGTGAGGCGTAAGCCGCTGGTTAACAGGAATTCGGCCTCACGGCGGGTGTAGGACTGGCCGTTGTCCACGGCGGCAAACAATGTTTTCAGGGCATCTTCGGAATCGACAAGGATGTCGCGGAAAGGCTGACCGTGGCTGCGTGTCATGCTGGTTTCGAACAGGCTTTCGGCGGACGGATTGAGATATCGTATGTTCAGGTTATCTTCCAGCACCAGGACAGCCGTGGTGAGGCTGTCGAGAATGCTTCTGTATCCGATTGCGTGGGCCAAAGGCAGTGCCATGCGTGATTTCCGTTGGTTCGACATAGTTTGACCTCTGGAGTTTTGCAAAAAGCGAACCACTTTGCGCCAGGTTCAGAAATGAGTGGGCAAAGTACGGGCATAGGGCCGTATCGGCGTTGAAATGTGCCGTAAGCTGGTGCAAACGGGGACAAGCCCTTGACCAGCCCGGAAAATTCGCCCCGTTGCTGGTCAGAGTATGGCTTTTTTCTGGTGCGCCCGCACCAAACTGGTGCGGGCAGTTTGGGCAGCTGGATAGTTGGGTGGTTTGGCTAGTTTGCCACGGAGGGGCGGTGAACGGTGAAGGAAATGGACGTACCGGTTTTTACCTGTACGCCGTTTTCATCCACGATGTGCACTCGGGCCTGGTGGGTGCCACGATAGACGTTGCTGACGGTAACCGAACCGGAAGTGCTCTGGCCAACCGGCTGGCCATCAAGGGTTACTTCATACTTGTGACCAGGCCGCAGGCCCGGCGTGCTGCGAACCTCGAACTGGATATCACCGCTACCACTGTAGAAGGCCTGGTCGTTATCCGGATACACAAAGGAGACGCTCTCGTACGCTGCACCCTCCCTCTGAACCTCTTCACGAAGCTTCTTGGTTTCCTGAACCACCTCGGGCTTCGGCAGAGTGATCGTAGTAACCGGTTTGACCTCTACGGCTTCAGCGCCTTCGCTCGGCTCATCGGAGAACGTAACGTTGCCGTAGGCATCGACGTTGCGGTAGACCTCGGCGGAGGCCGGGACCGCCAGAGCAAACAGTAGGCCGGCAACCAATCCAGACTTCGGATTCATAAGCTCACCTGTCATTGGGTTTTCCCGATTATCGGCGGCGCCCGGGGGCATTTCAACGCCTGTGGGGCGGGATGTTGGTTACATATCGTTAAGGGCTGCAGGCAATGTGCTTTTGCGCACAAAAAAAGCCCCGCACGGGGCGGGGCTTTGCTGCTCTTTAACTCTCTGGAGAGAGGTTTTAGCAGGAGTAGTACAGCTCGAACTCAACCGGATGAGTGGTCATGTTCAGCTTCTCAACTTCACCGCGCTTCAGATCAATATAGCCGGCAATCATGTCTTCAGTGAACACGCCTCCGCGGGTCAGGAACTCGTGGTCCGCTTCCAGGCAATCCAGAGCTTCAGACAGGGTTTCGGCAACCTTCGGAATGCTCAGGGCCTCTTCTTTGGGCAGATCGTACAGATCCTTGTCCATGGCATCGCCAGGGTGGATCTTGTTCTGGATGCCGTCCAGGCCGGCCATCATCAGGGCAGCGAAAGCCAGGTACGGGTTGGCAGCCGGATCAGGGAAGCGAACTTCAATACGACGCGCTTTCGGGCTGTTCACGTAAGGGATTCGGATGGAGGCCGAACGGTTACGGGCGGAGTATGCCAGCATGACCGGTGCTTCGTAGCCCGGAACCAGGCGCTTGTAGCTGTTGGTTGCCGGGTTGGTGAAGGCGTTGATGGCCTTGGCGTGCTTGATAACACCACCAACGTAGTACAGGGCGGCTTCGCTCAGGCCGGCATAGCTGTCGCCTGCGAACAGGTTTTTGCCGTCTTTGCTCAGTGACATGTGTACGTGCATGCCGGAACCGTTATCACCAACTACCGGCTTGGGCATGAAGGTGGCTGTTTTGCCATAAGCGTGCGCCACATTGTGTACGCAGTACTTGAGGATTTGAACTTCGTCAGCCTTGCGGGTCAGGGTGTTGGCGCCAACGCCGATTTCACACTGGCCAGCAGTGCCCACTTCGTGGTGGTGAACTTCAATTTCCAGACCCATGGATTCCATGGCCGCACACATGGCGCCACGCAGATCATGCAGGCTGTCAACCGGCGGAACCGGGAAATAGCCGCCTTTGACCCCCGGGCGGTGGCCGATGTTGTTGCGGTCGAAGTCTTCGCCGGATACCCAGGCGGCCTCTTCAGAATGAATGTGGTATGAAGAGCCTTGCATGTCGACGCTCCATTTAACGGAATCAAAGACAAAGAACTCCGGCTCCGGGCCGAACAGGGCGCCATCGGCGATGCCGGTGGACTTCAGGTATTCCTCGGCACGACGGGCAACGGAGCGCGGATCGCGCTCATAACCCTGCATGGTAGAAGGCTCTACGATGTTGCAGGTGATGTTAACGGTGGTTTCTTCAGTGAACGGATCGAGTACAGAGGTCGCGTCGTCCGGCATCAGGATCATGTCGGATTCGTTGATGCCTTTCCAGCCGGCAATGGAGGAGCCGTCAAACATTTTGCCGTCTGCGAAAAAGTCTTCATCTACTTCGGTGGCGGGCAGCGTCACGTGCTGCTCTTTACCGCGGCTGTCAGTAAAGCGCAGGTCAACCCATTTGACTTCGTGTTCTTTGATCAAATCAACTGTCTTGGACATTGTGCATGCTCCGTAAGTTATACCGCACAGGCGGCTGTATTCATGTTCGTGGTGCCGGATCGCTCAGAGTACTGAGTTCCGATCTGTTTCTCAGGTCTGCGCAGCTTAGCAAATGCCAGTGCGTCTTACCTGCAAATTTCGGCTGCTTTCGATAAAGCAAGGCGCTTGCCAATTTTCAGGGCATGCTCCAGAACGGCGCAACTGCCAGGGTTTGGGGCATGTTCAGGGCAAAGGCATTTTTACCAGGCTGGTTCTTGCGCTTTGTTGGCGCACACAATTGGTGCGTTAATTGACTGGGTGCGCTAAATAAGTGCAAAGCATCGCCTAAACCTAAATAGGGTAGGCGTTTTTCTTCATATTAACGACACAGACTTTTCGCTATACTACGCGCCGCTTCATTTTCACCCTGCCATTTTCAGATCCCGGATCGAAAAGCTCCATGCAGGGTGCCGGGCAGCCAGTTCCGGTAAATGAGTTCATTTTACGGATTTGAGACGGCATGTGTGGGGATTTCCCTGCGAACGACCCTCTCAGGTCATTGAGTGCATGCCGCAGGATTATTTTTGTGATTGAAAAACTTCGTAATATCGCCATTATCGCCCACGTTGACCATGGTAAAACCACGCTCGTAGACAAGCTGCTGCGTCAGTCCGGCACGCTGGATCGCAAAGAGCTGGAGAACGAGCGGGTCATGGATTCCAATGACCAGGAAAAAGAGCGTGG is a window encoding:
- a CDS encoding DUF4124 domain-containing protein, producing MNPKSGLVAGLLFALAVPASAEVYRNVDAYGNVTFSDEPSEGAEAVEVKPVTTITLPKPEVVQETKKLREEVQREGAAYESVSFVYPDNDQAFYSGSGDIQFEVRSTPGLRPGHKYEVTLDGQPVGQSTSGSVTVSNVYRGTHQARVHIVDENGVQVKTGTSISFTVHRPSVAN
- the glnA gene encoding glutamate--ammonia ligase, with protein sequence MSKTVDLIKEHEVKWVDLRFTDSRGKEQHVTLPATEVDEDFFADGKMFDGSSIAGWKGINESDMILMPDDATSVLDPFTEETTVNITCNIVEPSTMQGYERDPRSVARRAEEYLKSTGIADGALFGPEPEFFVFDSVKWSVDMQGSSYHIHSEEAAWVSGEDFDRNNIGHRPGVKGGYFPVPPVDSLHDLRGAMCAAMESMGLEIEVHHHEVGTAGQCEIGVGANTLTRKADEVQILKYCVHNVAHAYGKTATFMPKPVVGDNGSGMHVHMSLSKDGKNLFAGDSYAGLSEAALYYVGGVIKHAKAINAFTNPATNSYKRLVPGYEAPVMLAYSARNRSASIRIPYVNSPKARRIEVRFPDPAANPYLAFAALMMAGLDGIQNKIHPGDAMDKDLYDLPKEEALSIPKVAETLSEALDCLEADHEFLTRGGVFTEDMIAGYIDLKRGEVEKLNMTTHPVEFELYYSC
- the ntrC gene encoding nitrogen regulation protein NR(I), translated to MSQPANVWIIDDDRSIRWVLERALNQAGMQPRVFDSGESIMMRLEHEQPDAIVSDIRMPGVDGITLLSQIVDVHPDVPVIIMTAHSDLESAVTSYQTGAFEYLPKPFDVDDAVALVKRAVAHSHEKRASAEPPAESAQRAAEIIGEAPAMQEVFRAVGRLSHSNITVLINGESGTGKELVAQALHNHSPRAKHPFIALNMAAIPKDLIESELFGHEKGAFTGAGAARQGRFEQANGGTLFLDEIGDMPADTQTRLLRVLADGEFYRVGGTTPIKVDVRIIAATHQDLEKLVQAGSFREDLFHRLNVIRVHLPKLAERREDIPRLMQHFLKRAAKELAVEPKILRPEAEEYLTTLPWPGNVRQLENTCRWLTVMASGREIHIDDLPPELLHQAEAPATGATWQEGLKNWAEQELKRGKKGILDSAVPEFERIMIETALKHTGGRRRDASILLGWGRNTLTRKINELGMDHPEHEDD
- a CDS encoding DUF6701 domain-containing protein, yielding MTALVFAPAALGEDAYFETGSVIVSGSIDAGNWETVTLRETYSNPVVIVGPVSHDNDLSLSARVRNVSPAGFQVGVQSPCESAGASAPGGAQCPPPGGWQAEAIRYWVVEEGVWEFPDGTLLEAGRLSTSTVRSAAGYSGAVDTVTFQQAFSSSPVVLHAVNTFNDSGWITSSSWGSGNDTRLRPGASAMSLALEGAEVVSGHGAEVIGWVAVEPATGVNNGRPYVAGQSAGRDVDRHEDECQGYPLSGFAAGPDVVVSHNTMAGRNGGWVRFCGGELSPSGFSVHIDEDQVNDSERTGLEEAVSWFAFEANSSGRLIRPTTFCSGVTALFCDDFDSGTLAGDGWDVDPFRGGQAGIGGQTSNSGNLSLFTSSGGVSVTSPSFDLSGSTSGSLEYWWRRGDDAFSENPDRNEDLVVEFLDDRNRWIEIESLAGDGTPGQSGATQFELPSGAFHSAFQFRFQQQRGSGDGYDFWHIDDVVLRALSFTCEPDQFNRSGLGPDWVTTRSSGNFTPQIVSGRLRLTEAVGNQATAATYQRLFPGADNLIQIEFDYYAYGGTGADGLAVVFSDASVTPQAGGYGGSLGYAQEPDGSGGFSGGWLGIGLDEYGNFSNNNEGRVGGNTGRTLDSVAVRGSAPDYAYIADSGGLSPGIDSNNDNNPYRYRITIDSRGGKTPELTVERNGRGTGNTFQTLIQETLSGQPEIPENLFLSLTGSTGGSTNIHELDNLQVCADKIGAVQALVDHFELEHSGSGLTCQPAEVTIRACANGDCSQLFPGPVEVTMAPSAWVGGDTFTLNGAATRALRVTSPATVTLGVPGSDPGTIAFSQTLCDNGTGGLAPDKCDLTFFDTGFDISVPDHVSDTVVSASIAAVRKDNVSEQCVPAFSNETKAVALWFSYVNPASGTLDLFVEGNPVPGSPGATSSLGFDANGVATADIRYPDVGRLRLNARYQGSGDDAGLVMSGDGTFVVRPDHFELHVPGNPAATSVQDGNTFVAAGTDFEIWVSSVNASGNVTPNFGRETPAEAVELDASLVAPAGGDSPALSGALGSFGEDCSGASAPGGTACGRFQWPEVGIIRITPSLTSGNYLGTADVVGDPLSYVGRFIPDRFRVTVSERGEVKPFCESSTAFAYTGQSLSWRSGLEPLLTLEPLNANGEVTQNYTLGDFQRLSVGGLSRLPGSSDRSALDTDGNPLSVSASLSTPALTIVAPGQLQYLFSSSDQLVYEKNVQSRIPPFSPDYRIELSQLVDADGVSSPQLPVAIDPVFPLEMRYGRLQLENAYGPETSGLEIPFGAYYFTVAGFIPNIADSCWTYATGTDVALDQTALTGGSTSVVGVSDSLTAGAPPAGSGLVLSAPGEGNRGNVPVTFSVPLWLTGDFDGDGTLEAPSALATFGVYRGHDRVIYWREVR
- the glnL gene encoding nitrogen regulation protein NR(II) codes for the protein MALPLAHAIGYRSILDSLTTAVLVLEDNLNIRYLNPSAESLFETSMTRSHGQPFRDILVDSEDALKTLFAAVDNGQSYTRREAEFLLTSGLRLTVDYSVTPISLDPTELLIEIQPRDRLLRISREEDIISQQETTRILVRGMAHEIKNPLGGIRGAAQLLDRELNSEDQREYTRVIIDEADRLRSLVDRMLGPNKALKLAPTNIHEVLERVGTLLEAESKGRLHFSRDYDPSIPEFRGDKEQLIQAFLNIARNAMEAAFENQGGQSREEPPTITFRTRTLRQFTIGHRRHRLVCRIDVIDNGPGIPPELLQNIFYPMISGRASGTGLGLSITQSIIGQHHGLVECESEPGRTDFIIFLPLEDTP